Proteins co-encoded in one Lynx canadensis isolate LIC74 chromosome C1, mLynCan4.pri.v2, whole genome shotgun sequence genomic window:
- the ZSCAN20 gene encoding zinc finger and SCAN domain-containing protein 20 isoform X1, whose translation MAMALEARAQASPRLEPEELLIVKLEGDSWRPESKPGEEGFDPGPEASRRRFRQFRYRDAAGPHEAFSQLWALCCHWLRPEIRLKEQILELLVLEQFLTILPREVQAWVQARHPESGEEAVALVEDWHREVQAAGQRELALCAEETGSLKAMQESQHCPLQPVNHWPEGQSQKQWVKNSCPDLPEHLDTKIVPHPLKESAVLTPRVPTLPKTGSVGDWEVTAESQEALGPSKHAEKEFCEDPPGDSCGNGVSLGAPVSKPGINCQREQGPGFWRPSFINSGKRNTADYTLDNEQTKPAQASAWRDSRAWEEQHQWDTEDMKVSGVHWGYEETKTFLAILSESPFSEKLRTCHQNRQVYRAIAERLRARGFLRTLEQCRYRVKNLLRNYRKAKSSHPPGTCPFYEELEALVRARTAIRATDGPGEAVVLPRLGDSDAEMDEQEEGGWEPEETAEDCNGDDLATDESVQEPRIPGGPALFQSRIAGVHWGYEETKAFLTILSESPFSEKLRTCHQNSQVYRAIAERLCAQGFLRTLEQCRYRFKNLLRSYRKAKSSHPPGTCPFYEELDSLMRARTAVRAMGTLREAASLSRSGQSSTEADDQEAWDEMADEVGLKSPTLCPDTPDTGFEMRHKDEDQISEQDIFEDLPGALSKCTGEDVCHPHDWGQDSENEGGGEGQWGNPPQEQWEECSSEEDLEKLIDHQGLYLEEKPYKCDTCVKSFSRSSHFIAHQRIHTGEKPYRCPECGKGFSDRSNLNTHQRIHTGEKPYRCLECGKSFSDHSNLVTHQRIHTGEKPYKCGQCWKSFNQSSNLLKHQRIHVGSNPDHCCEAGETFGQSPSFSAPWRNSTEETSLEQPQSASKNLNSGPHGTSSGEKLYPCPECGRTFSKSSALISHQRIHTGEKPYECAECGKNFSKSSTLANHQRTHTGEKPYTCVDCGKGFSERSKLITHQRVHTGEKPYKCLECGKFFRDRSNLITHQRIHTGEKPYKCRECGKCFNQSSSLIIHQRIHTGEKPYKCTECGKDFNNSSHFSAHRRTHAGGKAS comes from the exons ATGGCCATGGCCCTGGAAGCCCGGGCCCAGGCCTCTCCCCGACTGGAACCCGAAGAACTCCTTATTGTAAAGCTGGAAGGGGACTCATGGAGACCAGAGAGCAAACCTGGGGAGGAGGGCTTCGACCCTGGCCCTGAGGCTTCCCGCCGGCGCTTCAGGCAGTTCCGGTACAGGGATGCAGCCGGACCCCACGAGGCCTTCAGCCAGCTCTGGGCGCTCTGCTGTCACTGGCTGCGGCCAGAGATCCGCCTCAAAGAGCAGATCCTGGAGCTGCTGGTGCTGGAGCAGTTCCTGACTATCCTACCCAGGGAGGTCCAGGCTTGGGTGCAGGCGCGCCACCCTGAGAGTGGTGAGGAGGCGGTGGCCCTGGTGGAGGACTGGCACCGAGAGGTCCAGGCTGCGGGACAGAGG GAATTGGCCTTGTGTGCAGAAGAGACTGGGTCCTTAAAGGCAATGCAGGAATCTCAGCACTGTCCACTGCAGCCAGTGAATCACTGGCCTGAGGGACAGTCCCAGAAGCAGTGGGTGAAGAACTCATGCCCTGACCTTCCTGAGCATCTAGACACCAAGATAGTGCCACACCCCTTGAAAGAAAGTG CTGTCCTCACTCCCCGAGTCCCTACTCTCCCAAAGACGGGGAGTGTTGGAGATTGGGAGGTGACTGCTGAGTCCCAG GAAGCCCTGGGCCCCAGCAAACACGCTGAGAAGGAGTTCTGCGAGGACCCCCCAGGAGACAGCTGTGGAAACGGCGTGTCCCTGG GGGCTCCAGTTTCCAAACCAGGTATCAACTGCCAGCGAGAGCAAGGACCAGGATTTTGGCGTCCGAGCTTTATCAATTCTGGAAAGAGGAACACTGCAGATTACACCTTGGATAATGAGCAAACAAAACCAGCCCAGGCATCGGCCTGGAGAGATTCCAGGGCCTGGGAGGAACAACACCAATGGGACACGGAGGACATGAAGGTGTCAGGTGTGCACTGGGGCTATGAGGAGACCAAGACTTTTCTGGCAATTTTGAGTGAGTCTCCTTTCTCTGAAAAGCTCCGGACTTGTCACCAGAACCGCCAGGTTTACCGGGCCATTGCAGAGCGGCTGAGGGCAAGGGGCTTCCTGCGGACACTGGAGCAGTGTCGCTACAGAGTCAAAAACCTCCTGCGGAACTACCGGAAAGCCAAGAGCAGCCACCCACCAGGGACCTGCCCCTTCTATGAGGAGCTGGAGGCCCTGGTGAGGGCGCGGACGGCCATCAGAGCCACCGATGGCCCAGGAGAGGCTGTGGTGCTCCCCAGGCTGGGGGACAGTGATGCAGAGATGGATGAACaggaggaagggggctgggagCCTGAAGAGACAGCAGAAGATTGTAATGGTGATGACCTGGCCACTGATGAGTCTGTCCAGGAGCCCAGGATTCCAGGGGGCCCAGCTCTGTTCCAGAGTCGTATTG CAGGTGTGCACTGGGGCTACGAGGAGACCAAGGCCTTCCTGACCATTCTCAGTGAGTCCCCATTCTCTGAAAAGCTTCGCACGTGCCACCAGAACAGCCAGGTTTACCGGGCCATTGCAGAGCGGCTGTGTGCACAGGGCTTCCTGCGGACACTGGAGCAGTGTCGGTACAGATTCAAAAACCTCCTTCGAAGCTACCGGAAAGCCAAGAGCAGCCACCCACCAGGGACCTGCCCCTTCTATGAGGAGCTGGACTCACTGATGAGGGCACGGACTGCGGTCAGAGCCATGGGAACCCTCAGGGAGGCAGCGAGTCTCTCTAGGTCTGGGCAGAGCAGTACTGAGGCTGACGACCAGGAGGCCTGGGATGAGATGGCAGATGAAGTTGGCCTCAAATCTCCCACCCTGTGTCCAGACACCCCAGACACTG GTTTTGAGATGAGGCATAAGGACGAAGACCAGATTTCAGAGCAAGATATTTTTGAGGATTTGCCTGGAGCCTTATCAAAATGTACTGGAGAGGATGTTTGCCACCCTCATGACTGGGGGCAAGACAGTGAAAATGAAGGTGGAGGTGAAGGGCAGTGGGGAAATCCCCCCCAGGAGCAGTGGGAAGAATGTTCTTCTGAAGAGGACTTAGAAAAACTTATCGACCACCAAGGCCTGTACCTGGAAGAGAAGCCCTACAAGTGTGACACGTGTGTGAAAAGCTTCAGTCGGAGCTCGCACTTCATTGCCCACCAGCGGATCCACACAGGCGAGAAGCCTTACAGATGCCCTGAATGTGGGAAAGGCTTTAGCGATCGCTCCAACCTCAATAcccatcagagaattcacacaggagagaagcccTACAGGTGCCTTGAGTGTGGGAAAAGCTTTAGTGATCACTCCAATCTTGTCACCCACCAGAGAATCCACACAGGGGAAAAGCCCTATAAATGTGGGCAATGTTGGAAAAGCTTCAACCAGAGCTCCAACCTCCTGAAACATCAGAGAATCCACGTGGGAAGCAATCCTGATCATTGCTGCGAGGCAGGGGAAACCTTTGGCCAAAGCCCATCCTTCAGTGCTCCCTGGAGGAACTCTACGGAAGAGACATCTCTTGAACAACCTCAGAGTGCCAGCAAGAACTTGAATTCTGGCCCACACGGCACCAGCTCAGGGGAAAAGCTGTATCCGTGTCCTGAATGTGGAAGAACCTTCTCTAAGAGCTCTGCCCTCATTAGTCACCAAAGGATCCATACGGGAGAGAAGCCGTATGAATGTGCTGAATGTGGGAAGAACTTCAGTAAGAGCTCCACTCTGGCTAACCACCAGCGAACCCACACAGGGGAGAAGCCATACACGTGTGTGGACTGTGGGAAGGGCTTCAGTGAGCGCTCCAAGCTCATCACGCACCAGAGAGTGCACACGGGAGAGAAACCCTACAAATGCCTTGAGTGTGGCAAGTTCTTTCGTGACCGTTCCAACCTCATTACTCACCAGCGGATTCACACGGGAGAGAAGCCTTACAAGTGCAGAGAGTGTGGGAAATGTTTTAACCAGAGCTCCAGTCTCATTATTCACCAGAGAAtccacactggggagaagcccTACAAATGCACAGAGTGTGGCAAAGACTTCAACAATAGCTCCCACTTCAGCGCCCACCGGAGAACCCACGCAGGAGGAAAAGCATCGTAG
- the ZSCAN20 gene encoding zinc finger and SCAN domain-containing protein 20 isoform X2 yields MAMALEARAQASPRLEPEELLIVKLEGDSWRPESKPGEEGFDPGPEASRRRFRQFRYRDAAGPHEAFSQLWALCCHWLRPEIRLKEQILELLVLEQFLTILPREVQAWVQARHPESGEEAVALVEDWHREVQAAGQRELALCAEETGSLKAMQESQHCPLQPVNHWPEGQSQKQWVKNSCPDLPEHLDTKIVPHPLKESAVLTPRVPTLPKTGSVGDWEVTAESQEALGPSKHAEKEFCEDPPGDSCGNGVSLGAPVSKPGINCQREQGPGFWRPSFINSGKRNTADYTLDNEQTKPAQASAWRDSRAWEEQHQWDTEDMKVSGVHWGYEETKTFLAILSESPFSEKLRTCHQNRQVYRAIAERLRARGFLRTLEQCRYRVKNLLRNYRKAKSSHPPGTCPFYEELEALVRARTAIRATDGPGEAVVLPRLGDSDAEMDEQEEGGWEPEETAEDCNGDDLATDESVQEPRIPGGPALFQSRIGVHWGYEETKAFLTILSESPFSEKLRTCHQNSQVYRAIAERLCAQGFLRTLEQCRYRFKNLLRSYRKAKSSHPPGTCPFYEELDSLMRARTAVRAMGTLREAASLSRSGQSSTEADDQEAWDEMADEVGLKSPTLCPDTPDTGFEMRHKDEDQISEQDIFEDLPGALSKCTGEDVCHPHDWGQDSENEGGGEGQWGNPPQEQWEECSSEEDLEKLIDHQGLYLEEKPYKCDTCVKSFSRSSHFIAHQRIHTGEKPYRCPECGKGFSDRSNLNTHQRIHTGEKPYRCLECGKSFSDHSNLVTHQRIHTGEKPYKCGQCWKSFNQSSNLLKHQRIHVGSNPDHCCEAGETFGQSPSFSAPWRNSTEETSLEQPQSASKNLNSGPHGTSSGEKLYPCPECGRTFSKSSALISHQRIHTGEKPYECAECGKNFSKSSTLANHQRTHTGEKPYTCVDCGKGFSERSKLITHQRVHTGEKPYKCLECGKFFRDRSNLITHQRIHTGEKPYKCRECGKCFNQSSSLIIHQRIHTGEKPYKCTECGKDFNNSSHFSAHRRTHAGGKAS; encoded by the exons ATGGCCATGGCCCTGGAAGCCCGGGCCCAGGCCTCTCCCCGACTGGAACCCGAAGAACTCCTTATTGTAAAGCTGGAAGGGGACTCATGGAGACCAGAGAGCAAACCTGGGGAGGAGGGCTTCGACCCTGGCCCTGAGGCTTCCCGCCGGCGCTTCAGGCAGTTCCGGTACAGGGATGCAGCCGGACCCCACGAGGCCTTCAGCCAGCTCTGGGCGCTCTGCTGTCACTGGCTGCGGCCAGAGATCCGCCTCAAAGAGCAGATCCTGGAGCTGCTGGTGCTGGAGCAGTTCCTGACTATCCTACCCAGGGAGGTCCAGGCTTGGGTGCAGGCGCGCCACCCTGAGAGTGGTGAGGAGGCGGTGGCCCTGGTGGAGGACTGGCACCGAGAGGTCCAGGCTGCGGGACAGAGG GAATTGGCCTTGTGTGCAGAAGAGACTGGGTCCTTAAAGGCAATGCAGGAATCTCAGCACTGTCCACTGCAGCCAGTGAATCACTGGCCTGAGGGACAGTCCCAGAAGCAGTGGGTGAAGAACTCATGCCCTGACCTTCCTGAGCATCTAGACACCAAGATAGTGCCACACCCCTTGAAAGAAAGTG CTGTCCTCACTCCCCGAGTCCCTACTCTCCCAAAGACGGGGAGTGTTGGAGATTGGGAGGTGACTGCTGAGTCCCAG GAAGCCCTGGGCCCCAGCAAACACGCTGAGAAGGAGTTCTGCGAGGACCCCCCAGGAGACAGCTGTGGAAACGGCGTGTCCCTGG GGGCTCCAGTTTCCAAACCAGGTATCAACTGCCAGCGAGAGCAAGGACCAGGATTTTGGCGTCCGAGCTTTATCAATTCTGGAAAGAGGAACACTGCAGATTACACCTTGGATAATGAGCAAACAAAACCAGCCCAGGCATCGGCCTGGAGAGATTCCAGGGCCTGGGAGGAACAACACCAATGGGACACGGAGGACATGAAGGTGTCAGGTGTGCACTGGGGCTATGAGGAGACCAAGACTTTTCTGGCAATTTTGAGTGAGTCTCCTTTCTCTGAAAAGCTCCGGACTTGTCACCAGAACCGCCAGGTTTACCGGGCCATTGCAGAGCGGCTGAGGGCAAGGGGCTTCCTGCGGACACTGGAGCAGTGTCGCTACAGAGTCAAAAACCTCCTGCGGAACTACCGGAAAGCCAAGAGCAGCCACCCACCAGGGACCTGCCCCTTCTATGAGGAGCTGGAGGCCCTGGTGAGGGCGCGGACGGCCATCAGAGCCACCGATGGCCCAGGAGAGGCTGTGGTGCTCCCCAGGCTGGGGGACAGTGATGCAGAGATGGATGAACaggaggaagggggctgggagCCTGAAGAGACAGCAGAAGATTGTAATGGTGATGACCTGGCCACTGATGAGTCTGTCCAGGAGCCCAGGATTCCAGGGGGCCCAGCTCTGTTCCAGAGTCGTATTG GTGTGCACTGGGGCTACGAGGAGACCAAGGCCTTCCTGACCATTCTCAGTGAGTCCCCATTCTCTGAAAAGCTTCGCACGTGCCACCAGAACAGCCAGGTTTACCGGGCCATTGCAGAGCGGCTGTGTGCACAGGGCTTCCTGCGGACACTGGAGCAGTGTCGGTACAGATTCAAAAACCTCCTTCGAAGCTACCGGAAAGCCAAGAGCAGCCACCCACCAGGGACCTGCCCCTTCTATGAGGAGCTGGACTCACTGATGAGGGCACGGACTGCGGTCAGAGCCATGGGAACCCTCAGGGAGGCAGCGAGTCTCTCTAGGTCTGGGCAGAGCAGTACTGAGGCTGACGACCAGGAGGCCTGGGATGAGATGGCAGATGAAGTTGGCCTCAAATCTCCCACCCTGTGTCCAGACACCCCAGACACTG GTTTTGAGATGAGGCATAAGGACGAAGACCAGATTTCAGAGCAAGATATTTTTGAGGATTTGCCTGGAGCCTTATCAAAATGTACTGGAGAGGATGTTTGCCACCCTCATGACTGGGGGCAAGACAGTGAAAATGAAGGTGGAGGTGAAGGGCAGTGGGGAAATCCCCCCCAGGAGCAGTGGGAAGAATGTTCTTCTGAAGAGGACTTAGAAAAACTTATCGACCACCAAGGCCTGTACCTGGAAGAGAAGCCCTACAAGTGTGACACGTGTGTGAAAAGCTTCAGTCGGAGCTCGCACTTCATTGCCCACCAGCGGATCCACACAGGCGAGAAGCCTTACAGATGCCCTGAATGTGGGAAAGGCTTTAGCGATCGCTCCAACCTCAATAcccatcagagaattcacacaggagagaagcccTACAGGTGCCTTGAGTGTGGGAAAAGCTTTAGTGATCACTCCAATCTTGTCACCCACCAGAGAATCCACACAGGGGAAAAGCCCTATAAATGTGGGCAATGTTGGAAAAGCTTCAACCAGAGCTCCAACCTCCTGAAACATCAGAGAATCCACGTGGGAAGCAATCCTGATCATTGCTGCGAGGCAGGGGAAACCTTTGGCCAAAGCCCATCCTTCAGTGCTCCCTGGAGGAACTCTACGGAAGAGACATCTCTTGAACAACCTCAGAGTGCCAGCAAGAACTTGAATTCTGGCCCACACGGCACCAGCTCAGGGGAAAAGCTGTATCCGTGTCCTGAATGTGGAAGAACCTTCTCTAAGAGCTCTGCCCTCATTAGTCACCAAAGGATCCATACGGGAGAGAAGCCGTATGAATGTGCTGAATGTGGGAAGAACTTCAGTAAGAGCTCCACTCTGGCTAACCACCAGCGAACCCACACAGGGGAGAAGCCATACACGTGTGTGGACTGTGGGAAGGGCTTCAGTGAGCGCTCCAAGCTCATCACGCACCAGAGAGTGCACACGGGAGAGAAACCCTACAAATGCCTTGAGTGTGGCAAGTTCTTTCGTGACCGTTCCAACCTCATTACTCACCAGCGGATTCACACGGGAGAGAAGCCTTACAAGTGCAGAGAGTGTGGGAAATGTTTTAACCAGAGCTCCAGTCTCATTATTCACCAGAGAAtccacactggggagaagcccTACAAATGCACAGAGTGTGGCAAAGACTTCAACAATAGCTCCCACTTCAGCGCCCACCGGAGAACCCACGCAGGAGGAAAAGCATCGTAG
- the ZSCAN20 gene encoding zinc finger and SCAN domain-containing protein 20 isoform X3, with protein MQESQHCPLQPVNHWPEGQSQKQWVKNSCPDLPEHLDTKIVPHPLKESAVLTPRVPTLPKTGSVGDWEVTAESQEALGPSKHAEKEFCEDPPGDSCGNGVSLGAPVSKPGINCQREQGPGFWRPSFINSGKRNTADYTLDNEQTKPAQASAWRDSRAWEEQHQWDTEDMKVSGVHWGYEETKTFLAILSESPFSEKLRTCHQNRQVYRAIAERLRARGFLRTLEQCRYRVKNLLRNYRKAKSSHPPGTCPFYEELEALVRARTAIRATDGPGEAVVLPRLGDSDAEMDEQEEGGWEPEETAEDCNGDDLATDESVQEPRIPGGPALFQSRIAGVHWGYEETKAFLTILSESPFSEKLRTCHQNSQVYRAIAERLCAQGFLRTLEQCRYRFKNLLRSYRKAKSSHPPGTCPFYEELDSLMRARTAVRAMGTLREAASLSRSGQSSTEADDQEAWDEMADEVGLKSPTLCPDTPDTGFEMRHKDEDQISEQDIFEDLPGALSKCTGEDVCHPHDWGQDSENEGGGEGQWGNPPQEQWEECSSEEDLEKLIDHQGLYLEEKPYKCDTCVKSFSRSSHFIAHQRIHTGEKPYRCPECGKGFSDRSNLNTHQRIHTGEKPYRCLECGKSFSDHSNLVTHQRIHTGEKPYKCGQCWKSFNQSSNLLKHQRIHVGSNPDHCCEAGETFGQSPSFSAPWRNSTEETSLEQPQSASKNLNSGPHGTSSGEKLYPCPECGRTFSKSSALISHQRIHTGEKPYECAECGKNFSKSSTLANHQRTHTGEKPYTCVDCGKGFSERSKLITHQRVHTGEKPYKCLECGKFFRDRSNLITHQRIHTGEKPYKCRECGKCFNQSSSLIIHQRIHTGEKPYKCTECGKDFNNSSHFSAHRRTHAGGKAS; from the exons ATGCAGGAATCTCAGCACTGTCCACTGCAGCCAGTGAATCACTGGCCTGAGGGACAGTCCCAGAAGCAGTGGGTGAAGAACTCATGCCCTGACCTTCCTGAGCATCTAGACACCAAGATAGTGCCACACCCCTTGAAAGAAAGTG CTGTCCTCACTCCCCGAGTCCCTACTCTCCCAAAGACGGGGAGTGTTGGAGATTGGGAGGTGACTGCTGAGTCCCAG GAAGCCCTGGGCCCCAGCAAACACGCTGAGAAGGAGTTCTGCGAGGACCCCCCAGGAGACAGCTGTGGAAACGGCGTGTCCCTGG GGGCTCCAGTTTCCAAACCAGGTATCAACTGCCAGCGAGAGCAAGGACCAGGATTTTGGCGTCCGAGCTTTATCAATTCTGGAAAGAGGAACACTGCAGATTACACCTTGGATAATGAGCAAACAAAACCAGCCCAGGCATCGGCCTGGAGAGATTCCAGGGCCTGGGAGGAACAACACCAATGGGACACGGAGGACATGAAGGTGTCAGGTGTGCACTGGGGCTATGAGGAGACCAAGACTTTTCTGGCAATTTTGAGTGAGTCTCCTTTCTCTGAAAAGCTCCGGACTTGTCACCAGAACCGCCAGGTTTACCGGGCCATTGCAGAGCGGCTGAGGGCAAGGGGCTTCCTGCGGACACTGGAGCAGTGTCGCTACAGAGTCAAAAACCTCCTGCGGAACTACCGGAAAGCCAAGAGCAGCCACCCACCAGGGACCTGCCCCTTCTATGAGGAGCTGGAGGCCCTGGTGAGGGCGCGGACGGCCATCAGAGCCACCGATGGCCCAGGAGAGGCTGTGGTGCTCCCCAGGCTGGGGGACAGTGATGCAGAGATGGATGAACaggaggaagggggctgggagCCTGAAGAGACAGCAGAAGATTGTAATGGTGATGACCTGGCCACTGATGAGTCTGTCCAGGAGCCCAGGATTCCAGGGGGCCCAGCTCTGTTCCAGAGTCGTATTG CAGGTGTGCACTGGGGCTACGAGGAGACCAAGGCCTTCCTGACCATTCTCAGTGAGTCCCCATTCTCTGAAAAGCTTCGCACGTGCCACCAGAACAGCCAGGTTTACCGGGCCATTGCAGAGCGGCTGTGTGCACAGGGCTTCCTGCGGACACTGGAGCAGTGTCGGTACAGATTCAAAAACCTCCTTCGAAGCTACCGGAAAGCCAAGAGCAGCCACCCACCAGGGACCTGCCCCTTCTATGAGGAGCTGGACTCACTGATGAGGGCACGGACTGCGGTCAGAGCCATGGGAACCCTCAGGGAGGCAGCGAGTCTCTCTAGGTCTGGGCAGAGCAGTACTGAGGCTGACGACCAGGAGGCCTGGGATGAGATGGCAGATGAAGTTGGCCTCAAATCTCCCACCCTGTGTCCAGACACCCCAGACACTG GTTTTGAGATGAGGCATAAGGACGAAGACCAGATTTCAGAGCAAGATATTTTTGAGGATTTGCCTGGAGCCTTATCAAAATGTACTGGAGAGGATGTTTGCCACCCTCATGACTGGGGGCAAGACAGTGAAAATGAAGGTGGAGGTGAAGGGCAGTGGGGAAATCCCCCCCAGGAGCAGTGGGAAGAATGTTCTTCTGAAGAGGACTTAGAAAAACTTATCGACCACCAAGGCCTGTACCTGGAAGAGAAGCCCTACAAGTGTGACACGTGTGTGAAAAGCTTCAGTCGGAGCTCGCACTTCATTGCCCACCAGCGGATCCACACAGGCGAGAAGCCTTACAGATGCCCTGAATGTGGGAAAGGCTTTAGCGATCGCTCCAACCTCAATAcccatcagagaattcacacaggagagaagcccTACAGGTGCCTTGAGTGTGGGAAAAGCTTTAGTGATCACTCCAATCTTGTCACCCACCAGAGAATCCACACAGGGGAAAAGCCCTATAAATGTGGGCAATGTTGGAAAAGCTTCAACCAGAGCTCCAACCTCCTGAAACATCAGAGAATCCACGTGGGAAGCAATCCTGATCATTGCTGCGAGGCAGGGGAAACCTTTGGCCAAAGCCCATCCTTCAGTGCTCCCTGGAGGAACTCTACGGAAGAGACATCTCTTGAACAACCTCAGAGTGCCAGCAAGAACTTGAATTCTGGCCCACACGGCACCAGCTCAGGGGAAAAGCTGTATCCGTGTCCTGAATGTGGAAGAACCTTCTCTAAGAGCTCTGCCCTCATTAGTCACCAAAGGATCCATACGGGAGAGAAGCCGTATGAATGTGCTGAATGTGGGAAGAACTTCAGTAAGAGCTCCACTCTGGCTAACCACCAGCGAACCCACACAGGGGAGAAGCCATACACGTGTGTGGACTGTGGGAAGGGCTTCAGTGAGCGCTCCAAGCTCATCACGCACCAGAGAGTGCACACGGGAGAGAAACCCTACAAATGCCTTGAGTGTGGCAAGTTCTTTCGTGACCGTTCCAACCTCATTACTCACCAGCGGATTCACACGGGAGAGAAGCCTTACAAGTGCAGAGAGTGTGGGAAATGTTTTAACCAGAGCTCCAGTCTCATTATTCACCAGAGAAtccacactggggagaagcccTACAAATGCACAGAGTGTGGCAAAGACTTCAACAATAGCTCCCACTTCAGCGCCCACCGGAGAACCCACGCAGGAGGAAAAGCATCGTAG